The Zhihengliuella sp. ISTPL4 genomic interval CCGGCCGGACGCCGGCGAACACCCGATCGATGCCGAGATCCTCCGCGACGGTGTGCGCGACGGCCTCCGCGTCCCCCGTTATCATCACGACCTGGACGCCGAGCGCGTGCAGCGCATCGACCGCGAACCGCGACTCCGGACGCACTTCGTCCGCGAGCTTGAGCGCCCCGATGACGCGACCGTCGCGCAGCACGTGCAGGATGATCGCTCCGTCGGCACGCCAACCGTCCGCGACGGGAAGCTCCTCCGCGCCCTCCTCGGTGAGCAGGTGCGGGCCGCCGACCCGGATCCTGACGCCGTCCACCGTTGCGGTCACGCCGACCGCCGGAGAGGAGGAGAAGTCGCGGCTCGCCGGCACGTGAAGTCCCTTCTCCCGGGCGGCACGGACGATCGCCTTGGCCAGCGGGTGTTCGCTGTCGACTTCGGCCGCCGCGGCGAGCGCCAGCACCTCGTCCGCTGTGCCGTCACCGGCTACCGATACCTCCGACACGACGGGCTCGCCCTTGGTCAGGGTGCCCGTCTTGTCGAACAGCACGGTGTCGACGGTGCGCATGCTCTCCAGGGCGAGTCGATCCTTCACGAGGACGCCGCCGCGTGCCGCCCGCTCGGTCGCGATCGACACGACGAGCGGGATGGCCAGGCCCAGCGCATGGGGGCACGCGATGACGAGGACGGTGATCGTGCGGATCACGGCATCGTCCGGCAGCCCCACGGCGCTCCACACCACCGCGGTGATCACGGCGGCGCCGAGCGCGAACCAGAACAGCCAGCCCGCGGCCGTGTCGGCGAGACGCTGTGCGCGGGACGAGGAGTTCTGCGCTTCCGTGACGAGCCGCTGGATCCCGGCGAGCGTCGTGTCATCGCCGGTGGCCGTGATCTCGACGCGGAGCCCGGAGTCTGTGGCGACGGTGCCCGCGGTCACCGCGTCTCCGGTCGCCCGGGTGACCGTGCGGGACTCCCCCGTCACCATCGACTCGTCCATCGAGGCACGGCCGTCGACGATGCGGCCGTCGGCGGGGATGCTCCCGCCGGGGCGCACCACGACGACATCACCCACACGGAGGACCGAGGGCGAGACGCGCACGACCTGATCGCCTTCGATGCGCTCCGCCTCATCCGGCAGCAGGGCGGCCAGCGAGTCGAGGGCGGAGGTGGTCTGTGCGAGCGACCGCATCTCGATCCAGTGCCCCAGCAGCATGATGACGATCAGCAGGGCGAGCTCCCACCAGAAGTCGAGCTCATGGTGCAGAAGACCGAGACTCGCGCCCCACGACGCGACGAACGCCACGGTGATCGCGAGGCCGATCAGCAGCATCATCCCCGGCTTGCGGGCGCGGATCTCGCTGACCGCGCCTGTGAGGAACGGCTTGCCGCCCCACACGTACATGACGGTGCCGAGGACAGGCGACACCCAGGTCAGGCCCGGGATGTCGGGAAGCGGGTAGCCGAGGATCATCGCGAACATGCCCGAGAGCAGCACGGTGGGCACTGCGAGGACGAGCATGATCCAGAACAGACGCCGGAACTGGGCGACGTGGTCGCCATGACCAGCGTGACCGCCGTGCTCCGCGTGGTCTGCGTGGTCTGGGTGGTCCATGTGGTCGGAATGGTGGTGCGGGGTGCTCATGTGTTCCCTCCAACGTCGATGATGCCGTGCGGGGCCGGTTCTGTCGCGGCCCCGCACGGGGTTCAAGCCGCCTTCGTGTACTTCGCCGGATCGGCGTCGAACGCCGGTCCGCAGCCCGCGCAGCAGAAGTAGTAGCGCGTGCCCTCGTGATCGCGGTACAGGCCCGCGGCCTCGGCCGTGGCGATCACGACCGGGGTGCCGGCCATGACCGGGCACTCGGCCATGCCTTCAGCGGGGGTCGCGAGCAGGTCGGCGCGTCCCTCGGCGGCCACACCGCTCTGACGCGGCACGCTGCAGCAGGATCCAGCGGGGGAATCGGACATGTCGTTGCTCCTCTGTCGATTGTTCACGGGGTGTCCACCGCCTTGCTGCGGAAGGACCGCAGGCGGAGGCTGTTGCCGACGACGAAGACGCTCGAGAACGCCATCGCCGCACCGGCGAGCATGGGGTTGAGCAGCCCGAGGGCCGCGAGGGGGATCGCCGCGACGTTGTAGGCGAAGGCCCAGAACAGGTTGCCCTTGATCGTGCCCAGTGTGCGCCGGGAGAGCCGGATCGCGTCGGCGGCGCTGCGGAGGTCGCCGCGCACGAGCGTGATGTCGCTCGCCTCGATCGCGGCATCGGTACCCGTCCCCATCGCCAGTCCCAGGTCGGCCTGCGCGAGCGCCGCCGCATCGTTGACGCCGTCTCCGACCATGGCGACGACCTTGCCCTCCCCCTGGAGGCGGCGCACGACGTCGACCTTGTCCTGGGGCAGCACCTCGGCGATGACCTCGGTGATCCCGACCTCGCCGGCGATCTGCTCGGCCACCGCACGGTTGTCGCCCGTCAGCAGGACCGGCGTCAAGCCCAGCTCCCTGAGCTGCGCCACCGCCTCCGAGCTGGTGGGCTTCACCGTGTCGGCCACGACGAGCACGCCCCGCGCCCGGCCGTCCCAGCCCACGGCGATCGCGGTCTTGCCCTGCGCTTCCGCCTCGGCCTTCGCAGCGCTGAGGCCCGTGGACAGATGGAGGGACCAGTCGGCGAGCAACGACTCCCGCCCCACGATCACCGCGTGGCCGTCGACGACGCCCTGCACGCCCTTGCCCTCGACGTTCAGGAAGTCCTCGACGATCGGAAGGGAACCGAGCTCTCGGGTCGCTGCGGCGGCTACGGCCTGCGCGATCGGGTGCTCGGAGGCATTTTCGAGCGCGCCGGCCAGCCGCAGCAGCTCGGCGCGTTCCACGCCCTCGTCGGTGTGGACGGCGGTGAGCGTCATGCGGCCGGACGTGACGGTCCCCGTCTTGTCCAGCACGACCGTGTCGACCCTCTTCGTGGACTCCAGCACCTCGGGTCCCTTGATGAGGATGCCCAGCTGCGCGCCGCGGCCGGTACCCACGAGCAGGGCGGTCGGCGTCGCCAGACCGAGAGCGCAGGGGCAGGCGATGATGAGCACGGCGACAGCGGCCGTGAAGGCGGCGGAGGCCGGGAAGCCGGCGCCGAGCCACGCCCCCAGTGTGCCGAGGGCGATCGCGATCACGATCGGCACGAAGATCCCGGACACGCGGTCCGCCAGCCGCTGGACCTCCGCCTTCCCCGTCTGCGCCTCCTCCACGAGCCTCGCCATCTGGGCGAGCTGGGTGTCCGCGCCGACGCGGGTCGCCCGGATGATGAGACGTCCACCGGCGTTCACGGTGGCACCCGTGACGACATCACCCTCGCCGACCTCCACGGGCACGGACTCCCCCGTCAGCATCGACGCATCGACGGCGGACGTGCCGGAGACGACGACGCCGTCGGTCGCGATCTTCTCCCCGGGGCGCACGACGAACTCGTCCCCGGTCCGCAACTCGCCGGTGGGTATCCGGGTCTCGACCCCCTGCCGGAGCACAGCGACCTCTTTCGCGCCGAGTTCCAGCAGCGCGCGGAGCGCCGCGCCCGCCTGGCGCTTGGAGCGCTTCTCGAAGTAGCGTCCGGCGAGGATGAACGTGGTCACGCCCGCCCCGACCTCGAGGTAGATGTTCGCGGCGCCGTCGCTGGGGGCCACGGTCAGCTCGAACGGGTGCGTCATGCCGGGGACCCCGGCGGTGCCGAAGAACAGCGCATACAGCGACCACAGCAGCGCGGCGATCGTGCCCATCGAGATGAGCGTGTCCATCGTGGCCGCCCCGTGACGGAGGTTCGTCCACGCGGCCTTGTGGAACGGCCATGCCGCCCACACGATCACCGGACCGGCGAGGGCGAGCGACAACCACTGCCAGTACGTGAACTGCAGCGCCGGGATCATGGCCATCGCGACGACCGGAACGGTGAGCACCACCGCGGCGATCAACCGGTGGCGCAGCGCGGTGAGCTCCCGATCCGGCTCCTCTCCGACCGGCTGCTCGCCGACGGGAGCCGCAGGTGCGGGGACGGCGGCGGTGTAGCCGGTCTTCTCCACCTCGGCGATGAGCAAGGCGGCATCGACTCCCGCCGGCGCCGTGACCTTGGCCTTCTCGGTGGCATAGTTCACGGTCGCGGTGACCCCGTCGAGCCGGTTGAGCTTCTTCTCGATCCGCATCGCGCACGACGCGCAGGTCATGCCACCGATCTCCAACTCCATGCTGGTCGTGGCGGTCGTCGACGGGGTGTCCGTCATGGTGTCTCTCCTCGTTCGATCGCGCGATCGCGCGGTGTCCTGGGGCTCAGTGCCCGTCGTGCTCGGCCGTACTTCCACCGTCGTCGCCGACCGCGGCGTCGAGGACGAACGCGGCCGTGTGCACCTCACCGTCAACCTGGAAGTCCAGATAGAGGAGGTACCGGCCCGCGGTCGGGGCGACCGCGGTGAAGGTCACGTCCGGCCCGGCGAGTTCGTCCGGCTGCGGCTCGTCGCCGTGCGCGTGCACGTGGAGGTAGGCGAGGTCGCCCTGGCGGAGCGCCACCAGATGTCCGAAGGCGCCGAGGTAGGGCTCCAGCGTCGTGACCGGGGCGCCGTCGCGCGTGATCTCCGCCGTCAGCTCGGTCGGCGCGCCCGCGCGGAGCTCCCCGCGCAGCGTCACGTCGAAGCCAGCGACGCGGACCTCGTCCCCCACATCGGTCGGCTCCTCCGGACGGACGGTCCCGGCGACCTCGACGGTCCGCGACAGCGTGGCGCTCGTCCCGTCCGCGGCCGTGAAATCGGCGTACGCGCGATACGTGCCGGCGGCATCCCACCGCCAGGGCAGCGACCAGGTCCCGGTCGCCTCGTCGAGCTCGGGGTGGACGTGGCGATAGCCCGAGCCGTCGGTCCGTACGACGATGAGGTGCAGCTCCTTGTCGTGCGCCGTCTCGAAGGCCGTCACCGGCGCCCCGCTCTCTTCCGAGACGACGAAGGAGAGTGTCCCCTCCGTGTCCACCGTGCTCGGCGCGGTGATCGCGCCGAGCACGAAGCCGGAGGCCGCCAGAGCCGTACCGTTCACGCCGTCCTCCTCTTCGACCGCCCCGTCGGCGCGTCCGTCCTGCTCGTGCTCGTCGGGATGAGCGGTGGCGCCGCGCTCGGTCCAGGAGGCTACGGCAGTCTCGGGCACGACGGCTCCGGCGGTTGCGAAAGCCGCTCCGAAGATGACCACGAGGCCCGCCCCGTAGAGGCCGAGCCGACCGGCGGTGTTCATCAGGCGCGGACCGCCTGGTAGCCCGCCTCGTCGACGGCGGCGAGGATCGCGGCGTCGTCCACCGGCGCACCGCCGCGGACGACGAGCTTCCCGGTCTGGGCGCTGATGTCGAGACCATCGACGCCGGGGACGCGGGACACCTCCTCGCGGATCGCCACCTCGCAGTGACCGCAGCTCATCCCGGAGACCTGGTACTCGCTGGTGCTCATCATGGTTCCTCTCGTCTCGGATACCCCCCTGGGGTACTACTTCGACTCAACCCTATACCCATGGCGGGTATTCCCGCGACCGCGCCCACATCCAGGGGCTCGTCCGTTCCGGGTGAGGACGGTCACCGTTCGGAAGGCTCTCCTGCGAGGATCGCCGCCATGGATACCTCTGCTCTGCCGTCGTGGCGGGACACCGCCACGCGTCGCGCCATCGAGACGTTCGTCGCCACCGTGTGCGACGGTCCGGACGCTGTCCCGACGGAGGAGCGCGTCGCGGTCTTCGACAACGACGGCACCCTCTGGTCCGAGAAACCCATGCCCACCCAGCTGGCCTACGTGGTGGAACGCTGGCGGGAGGCGGCCACGCGGGATCCCTCCCTCGCCGACGGGCAGCCGTATCGCGCAGCGGTCACCGGTGACCTCGCCTGGCTCGGCGCCGCGATCGACAAGCACTACGCCGGCGATGACTCCGACCTCGGCGTCATCATCCAGGCGCTCGTCGGACTGACCGACGGCGTCAGCGTGGAGGACTACGCCCGCTCGGTCACAGAGTTCTACCGGACCGCGCAGCACCCCCTCCTCGGTCGCCCCTACGCGGAGTCCGTGTACACGCCGATGGTGGAGCTGCTGCGCTACCTCGAAACCCACGGATTCACCTGCTACATCGTCTCGGGCGGTGAGCGCGACTTCATGCGCCCCATGACGCAGGCGAACTACGGCATCCCTCCCGAGCGCGTGATCGGTTCGGCGCTCGGGCTCGCCTACGACGAGAAGGACGCGACCGTCCGCTACTCCTCAGCCCTGGCGTTCTTCGACGACGGCCCGGAGAAGCCGGTGCGGATCTGGAGTCGGATCGGCCGTCGCCCGCTGCTGGCGGCAGGCAACTCCAACGGCGACATGCCGATGCTCGACTTCGCGCACGGCGGCCCGCACCCCGGACTCGCGCTGCTGATCCATCACGACGATCCGGCTCGCGGCGACGCGCCCTACGACACCGGGGCCGAGCGCGTCCTGGCTTCCGCCGCCGACCGAGGCTACACCGTGGTGAGCGTCCGGGACGACTGGGCGTCCGTGTTCCCCGAGCCGGCCTGAGGCGAGGAGCGTCAGGCGCTCACAGGGCGCAGCGGAACCCGATGTGCGTCATGGCGGTGTCCTCCGCCTGCGCCGACCGCGCCGCGGGGCGATACCGCAGGCAGTACTCCGGCGCGCAGAGGTGAGAGCCCCCCTTGAGCACCCGGCGCGGGATGGGCGAGCCCGGCTCGGACGACAGGAGGCTCGCGCGCTGACCCGCATCCACACCCACCGTGCCAGGAGGCACGTGCCGGTGCATCCAGTAGTCCGCCGTCCACTCCCACACGTTGCCGATCATGTCTCTCAGCCCGTAACCGTTCGCGGGGAAGGAACCCACGGGTGCGGTGCCGACCCAGCCGCCGGCCCCGTCGTTCCGGTACGGGAACGCCCCCTGCCAGGTGTCGGCCATGACGGCGCCACCCGGCTTCGTTTCCTCGCCCCAGGCGAAGCGGGCACCGACGAGGCCACCCCGCGCCGCCCATTCCCACTCCGCCTCGCTCGGCAGGCGCTTGCCGGCCCAGGCGGCGTAGGCGGCGGCGTCGGGAAAGGCGATCTGCACGACCGGATGGTCGAGGCGGTCGTCGATCGACGAGGCGGGACCGAAGGGGTGCCGCCAGGACGCCCCCGGTTCCCAGCGCCACCACTGCCGCCAGTCGCGCAGGTCGACGGGGCCTCGGGTGGGCGTGAACACCATGGCACCCGGGACGAGGTCATCCGGATGCACGCCGGGGTAATCGGCGGGGTCCATCGGCCGCTCGGCGATCGTGACGTAGCCCGTGTCGTCCACGAAGGCGGCGAACGCACGGTTCGTGACGGGATGCTCGTCCAGCGTGAACGGCTCCACGCGGCGCTCATGCACGGGCCCCTCCTCCGGATAGAACTCGTCCGACCCCATGAGGAGGGTTCCGCCGGGGATCTCGATCATCGCCGTCATGCCCTCATGCTAAGCCGCTGCATCGCTCACTCCCGCGACAGCATCGCCGCCGCCTCGAGTTCCAGATCGAGATACTGCTCCGCGCTCACGTCGATCGCCACTCCCAGGAGCTTGCCGCCGGTGAACGGGAACGGGTTGCGGTACTGCGAACTCACCGGATCCGCGCTGTCCCATCCGACGCAGAGCCCGTCGCCACAGAGTGTGAACTTGCCGATCTGCGCGCGCATCGGCGCCGAGGCCACCGCACGGTCGTCGACGTACAGCGTCGTCGTACCGAGGGACTCGCCGTGCTCTCCCGCCCCCTCCCGCACGAACTCCACCCCGAGGGTATGCGGTCCAGGGGTGAGCTCCTCCGACGAGAAGGACTGCTCGGGCGGGATGCCGAGGAAGTTGTACACGTAGACGAGCCGGTTGTCCTTCAGGAACAGCGAGTGCCCGCCGAACCGGGAGCCGTGCGCGAAGATCACCCCTTCGGCGCCGTCGTCGAGGACGACGTCGGCGATGATCTTGTACGAGCGCCCTCGGACGTTGACCGCGACGCTCTCCGGCACCGCCGCGGTGCCGGGGAAGTACAGGTAGCGATCCCGGGGCGGCTCCGCCTGCGGCCTCGCCACGTTCAGCACGTCCCGCGCCGAACGGTCGTCGAGCGGAAGGGCGAAGTTCGCTTCCGCCTCCGCGAACCAGGCCGCGATGAGCTCCTGCACCTTCTCCGGGTGCGTCGCGGCGAGGTCGTTCGACTCGGACCGGTCCTCGTCCACGTGGTAGAGCTCCCACACGTCGTCGTCGAAGTGGCCCTTGCCGCTCAACGGGGCGTGCACGGCCGCCGCCTTCCAGCCGTCCTTCCAGATCCCCCTGGTGCCGAGCATCGAATAGTACTGGACCGTCTTCGTCGTCGGCCCGTCCGGCGCCGCGTCGAAGGAGGGCTTCATCGAGACGCCGTCGAGCGGTCGCTGCGGCACCCCGCGGAACGACTCCGGCATCTCGATGCCGATCACGTCGAGCACCGTTGCCACGACGTCCACCGAGTGGTGGTACTGGTGGCGCAGCTCGCCCTTCGCCGCGATGCCCTTCGGCCAGTGGACGACCATCGGGTCGCAGGTGCCGCCGGAGTACTGGGAGTAGCGCTTGAACATCTGGAACGGCGTGGAGAACGCGGCCGCCCACCCGGTCGGATAGTGGTTATAGGTGTCGGCCGAGCCCAGTGTGTCGATCATCGCGAGATTCTCGGAGAGATCGTCGGGGTAGCCGTTGAAGAACTTGTTCTCGTTCACCGAGCCGTCCGGCGAGCCCTCCCCCGAGGCGCCGT includes:
- a CDS encoding YHS domain-containing protein, giving the protein MSDSPAGSCCSVPRQSGVAAEGRADLLATPAEGMAECPVMAGTPVVIATAEAAGLYRDHEGTRYYFCCAGCGPAFDADPAKYTKAA
- a CDS encoding heavy-metal-associated domain-containing protein, giving the protein MSTSEYQVSGMSCGHCEVAIREEVSRVPGVDGLDISAQTGKLVVRGGAPVDDAAILAAVDEAGYQAVRA
- a CDS encoding heavy metal translocating P-type ATPase, with the protein product MTDTPSTTATTSMELEIGGMTCASCAMRIEKKLNRLDGVTATVNYATEKAKVTAPAGVDAALLIAEVEKTGYTAAVPAPAAPVGEQPVGEEPDRELTALRHRLIAAVVLTVPVVAMAMIPALQFTYWQWLSLALAGPVIVWAAWPFHKAAWTNLRHGAATMDTLISMGTIAALLWSLYALFFGTAGVPGMTHPFELTVAPSDGAANIYLEVGAGVTTFILAGRYFEKRSKRQAGAALRALLELGAKEVAVLRQGVETRIPTGELRTGDEFVVRPGEKIATDGVVVSGTSAVDASMLTGESVPVEVGEGDVVTGATVNAGGRLIIRATRVGADTQLAQMARLVEEAQTGKAEVQRLADRVSGIFVPIVIAIALGTLGAWLGAGFPASAAFTAAVAVLIIACPCALGLATPTALLVGTGRGAQLGILIKGPEVLESTKRVDTVVLDKTGTVTSGRMTLTAVHTDEGVERAELLRLAGALENASEHPIAQAVAAAATRELGSLPIVEDFLNVEGKGVQGVVDGHAVIVGRESLLADWSLHLSTGLSAAKAEAEAQGKTAIAVGWDGRARGVLVVADTVKPTSSEAVAQLRELGLTPVLLTGDNRAVAEQIAGEVGITEVIAEVLPQDKVDVVRRLQGEGKVVAMVGDGVNDAAALAQADLGLAMGTGTDAAIEASDITLVRGDLRSAADAIRLSRRTLGTIKGNLFWAFAYNVAAIPLAALGLLNPMLAGAAMAFSSVFVVGNSLRLRSFRSKAVDTP
- a CDS encoding HAD family hydrolase; protein product: MDTSALPSWRDTATRRAIETFVATVCDGPDAVPTEERVAVFDNDGTLWSEKPMPTQLAYVVERWREAATRDPSLADGQPYRAAVTGDLAWLGAAIDKHYAGDDSDLGVIIQALVGLTDGVSVEDYARSVTEFYRTAQHPLLGRPYAESVYTPMVELLRYLETHGFTCYIVSGGERDFMRPMTQANYGIPPERVIGSALGLAYDEKDATVRYSSALAFFDDGPEKPVRIWSRIGRRPLLAAGNSNGDMPMLDFAHGGPHPGLALLIHHDDPARGDAPYDTGAERVLASAADRGYTVVSVRDDWASVFPEPA
- a CDS encoding arylsulfatase translates to MSEFNSDFSGEITLDVRDSRPDWAPYELRKAPEGAPNVLVVLYDDTGLASWSPYGGRIAMPTMDRLAAGGLTYTQWHTTALCSPTRSTMLTGRNHHVNRAGVIMEGTNGFPGFAGRLPAECATIGQVLQENGYSTFWLGKNHNVPEEDIAPGGSRSMWPLQLGFDRFYGFLGGETNNWYPDLVEDNHFIEQPYSPEDGYHLSKDLADQALSMIRNQQASNPSKPWYMWFCPGANHAPHHAPQEYIDKYRGAFDDGYDAYREWVLARMIEKGVLPEGTQMTPFNPLPEDAANPADYVRPWAELNDDERRLFARMAEVFAGFSEYTDAQVGRIVDYLEETGQLDNTIIFYCADNGASGEGSPDGSVNENKFFNGYPDDLSENLAMIDTLGSADTYNHYPTGWAAAFSTPFQMFKRYSQYSGGTCDPMVVHWPKGIAAKGELRHQYHHSVDVVATVLDVIGIEMPESFRGVPQRPLDGVSMKPSFDAAPDGPTTKTVQYYSMLGTRGIWKDGWKAAAVHAPLSGKGHFDDDVWELYHVDEDRSESNDLAATHPEKVQELIAAWFAEAEANFALPLDDRSARDVLNVARPQAEPPRDRYLYFPGTAAVPESVAVNVRGRSYKIIADVVLDDGAEGVIFAHGSRFGGHSLFLKDNRLVYVYNFLGIPPEQSFSSEELTPGPHTLGVEFVREGAGEHGESLGTTTLYVDDRAVASAPMRAQIGKFTLCGDGLCVGWDSADPVSSQYRNPFPFTGGKLLGVAIDVSAEQYLDLELEAAAMLSRE
- a CDS encoding heavy metal-binding domain-containing protein; the protein is MNTAGRLGLYGAGLVVIFGAAFATAGAVVPETAVASWTERGATAHPDEHEQDGRADGAVEEEDGVNGTALAASGFVLGAITAPSTVDTEGTLSFVVSEESGAPVTAFETAHDKELHLIVVRTDGSGYRHVHPELDEATGTWSLPWRWDAAGTYRAYADFTAADGTSATLSRTVEVAGTVRPEEPTDVGDEVRVAGFDVTLRGELRAGAPTELTAEITRDGAPVTTLEPYLGAFGHLVALRQGDLAYLHVHAHGDEPQPDELAGPDVTFTAVAPTAGRYLLYLDFQVDGEVHTAAFVLDAAVGDDGGSTAEHDGH
- a CDS encoding heavy metal translocating P-type ATPase; this encodes MDHPDHADHAEHGGHAGHGDHVAQFRRLFWIMLVLAVPTVLLSGMFAMILGYPLPDIPGLTWVSPVLGTVMYVWGGKPFLTGAVSEIRARKPGMMLLIGLAITVAFVASWGASLGLLHHELDFWWELALLIVIMLLGHWIEMRSLAQTTSALDSLAALLPDEAERIEGDQVVRVSPSVLRVGDVVVVRPGGSIPADGRIVDGRASMDESMVTGESRTVTRATGDAVTAGTVATDSGLRVEITATGDDTTLAGIQRLVTEAQNSSSRAQRLADTAAGWLFWFALGAAVITAVVWSAVGLPDDAVIRTITVLVIACPHALGLAIPLVVSIATERAARGGVLVKDRLALESMRTVDTVLFDKTGTLTKGEPVVSEVSVAGDGTADEVLALAAAAEVDSEHPLAKAIVRAAREKGLHVPASRDFSSSPAVGVTATVDGVRIRVGGPHLLTEEGAEELPVADGWRADGAIILHVLRDGRVIGALKLADEVRPESRFAVDALHALGVQVVMITGDAEAVAHTVAEDLGIDRVFAGVRPEDKAAKVQELQREGRKVAMVGDGVNDAPALAQADVGLAIGAGTDVAIASAGVILAGDDPRAVLSVIELSRASYRKMKQNLWWAAGYNLLSVPLAAGVLAPIGFVLPMSVGAVLMSLSTIVVALNAQLLRRLDLRPEVVTAEILQR
- a CDS encoding formylglycine-generating enzyme family protein, producing the protein MTAMIEIPGGTLLMGSDEFYPEEGPVHERRVEPFTLDEHPVTNRAFAAFVDDTGYVTIAERPMDPADYPGVHPDDLVPGAMVFTPTRGPVDLRDWRQWWRWEPGASWRHPFGPASSIDDRLDHPVVQIAFPDAAAYAAWAGKRLPSEAEWEWAARGGLVGARFAWGEETKPGGAVMADTWQGAFPYRNDGAGGWVGTAPVGSFPANGYGLRDMIGNVWEWTADYWMHRHVPPGTVGVDAGQRASLLSSEPGSPIPRRVLKGGSHLCAPEYCLRYRPAARSAQAEDTAMTHIGFRCAL